A single genomic interval of Gallus gallus isolate bGalGal1 chromosome 10, bGalGal1.mat.broiler.GRCg7b, whole genome shotgun sequence harbors:
- the CYP1A2 gene encoding cytochrome P450 1A5 isoform X1, with protein MGPEEVMVQASSPGLISATEVLVAAATFCLLLLLTQTRRQHAPKGLRSPPGPRGLPMLGSVLELRKDPHLVLTRLSRKYGDVMEVTIGSRPVVVLSGLETIKQALVRQAEDFMGRPDLYSFRHVTDGQSLTFSTDTGEMWKARRKLAQNALKTFSIAASPTASSSCLLEEHVTKEASYLVTKFLQLMEEKQSFDPYRYMVVSVANVICAICFGKRYDHDDQELLSVVNVVDEFVDVTAAGNPADFIPLLRYLPSRNMDSFLDFNKRFMKLLQTAVEEHYQTFDKNNIRDVTDSLIEQCVEKKAEANGATQIPNEKIINLVNDIFGAGFDTVTTALSWSLMYLVTYPHMQKKIQAELDQTIGRERRPRLSDRGMLPYTEAFILEMFRHSSFMPFTIPHSTTRDTVLNGYYIPKDRCVFINQWQVNHDEKLWKDPQAFNPERFLNAEGTEVNKVDAEKVMTFGLGKRRCIGENIGKWEVFLFLSTLLQQLEFSIQDGKKADMTPIYGLSMKHKRCEHFQVKKRFSMKSSN; from the exons ATGGGGCCGGAGGAAGTGATGGTGCAGGCGAGCAGCCCAGGTCTCATCTCGGCCACCGAGGTGCTGGTGGCAGCTGCCActttctgcctgctcctgctgctgaccCAGACCCGCCGGCAGCACGCACCCAAGGGGCTGCGCAGCCCTCCGGGTCCCCGCGGGCTCCCCATGCTGGGCAGTGTGCTGGAGCTGAGGAAGGACCCACACCTGGTGCTCACCCGGCTGAGCCGCAAATACGGGGACGTGATGGAGGTGACCATCGGCTCCCGGCCCGTGGTGGTGCTCAGCGGGCTGGAAACCATCAAGCAAGCCTTGGTGAGGCAAGCGGAAGACTTCATGGGACGCCCCGACCTCTACAGCTTCCGACACGTTACGGATGGACAGAGTTTGACCTTCAGCACCGACACGGGGGAAATGTGGAAAGCCCGCAGGAAGCTGGCGCAGAACGCCCTGAAGACCTTCTCCATCGCCGCCAGCCCCACGgcctcctccagctgcctccTGGAGGAGCACGTCACCAAGGAGGCCAGCTACCTGGTCACCAAATTCCTGCAGCTGatggaggagaagcagagctTCGACCCCTACCGCTACATGGTGGTGTCGGTGGCCAACGTCATCTGCGCCATATGCTTCGGCAAGCGCTACGACCACGACGACCAGGAGCTGCTCAGCGTGGTGAACGTGGTCGATGAGTTTGTGGATGTGACTGCTGCTGGCAACCCGGCTGACTTCATCCCTCTGCTCCGCTACCTCCCCAGCCGCAACATGGATTCGTTTCTGGATTTCAACAAGCGATTCATGAAGTTGTTGCAGACAGCTGTGGAAGAGCACTACCAGACCTTCGACAAG AACAACATCCGAGACGTCACCGACTCCCTCATCGAGCAGTGCGTGGAGAAAAAAGCCGAAGCCAACGGTGCCACGCAGATCCCAAACGAGAAGATCATCAACCTGGTGAATGACATCTTTGGAGCAG GCTTTGACACCGTGACAACCGCCCTGTCCTGGAGCCTCATGTACCTCGTGACGTACCCTCACATGCAGAAGAAGATTCAGGCAGAGCTGG ATCAGACCATCGGCCGGGAGAGGAGACCACGGCTGTCCGACCGAGGCATGCTGCCCTACACAGAAGCCTTCATCCTGGAGATGTTCCGGCACTCCTCCTTCATGCCCTTCACCATCCCGCACAG CACGACCAGGGACACGGTGCTGAATGGCTACTATATCCCAAAGGACCGTTGCGTGTTTATCAACCAGTGGCAAGTGAATCACGATGA GAAACTTTGGAAGGACCCACAGGCTTTCAACCCAGAGCGTTTCCTCAACGCTGAAGGGACCGAAGTGAACAAAGTGGATGCGGAGAAGGTGATGACTTTTggcctggggaaaaggaggtgCATTGGGGAAAACATAGGCAAGTGGGAGGTGTTCCTTTTCCTGTCCACGTTGCTCCAGCAACTGGAGTTCAGCATCCAGGATGGCAAGAAGGCAGACATGACGCCTATCTATGGACTGTCCATGAAGCACAAGAGATGTGAGCACTTTCAAGTCAAGAAACGCTTCTCCATGAAGAGCTCAAACTAA
- the CYP1A1 gene encoding cytochrome P450 1A4: protein MAAGPQAAMEQASSPGLISATEVLVAAATFCLLLLLTQTRRQHAPKGLRSPPGPRGLPMLGNVLELRKDPHLVLTRLSRKYGDVMEVTIGSRPVVVLSGLETIKQALVRQAEDFMGRPDLPSWQYVSNGHSLAFSYECGDAWKARRKLAQNALKTFSIAASPTASSSCLLEEHVSTEASYLVTKFLQLMEEKQSFNPNSYLMVSVANVICAICFGKRYDHDDQELLSVVNMNTEFGDVAAAGNPADFIPLLRYLPNRAMAAFKDVNARFSAFVQKIVQNHYSTFDKEHIRDVTDSLIGHCQEKKTGEDVRVQPSDESIISIVNDLFGAGFDTVTTALSWCMMYAALYPHIQKKIQAELDQTIGRERRPRLSDRGMLPYTEAFILEAFRHSSLLPFTIPHCTTKDTVLNGYYIPKDTCVFINQWQANHDEKIWKDPSSFKPERFLNAAGTELSRTEADKVLIFGLGKRRCIGESIGRWEVFLFLTTILQQLEISLAPGQRVDITPQYGLTMKYKQCECFQMKKRFPSKGSA, encoded by the exons ATGGCAGCGGGGCCGCAGGCAGCGATGGAGCAGGCGAGCAGCCCAGGTCTCATCTCGGCCACCGAGGTGCTGGTGGCAGCTGCCActttctgcctgctcctgctgctgaccCAGACCCGCCGGCAGCACGCACCCAAGGGGCTGCGCAGCCCTCCGGGTCCCCGCGGGCTCCCCATGCTGGGCAACGTGCTGGAGCTGAGGAAGGACCCACACCTGGTGCTCACCCGGCTGAGCCGCAAATACGGGGACGTGATGGAGGTGACCATCGGCTCCCGGCCCGTGGTGGTGCTCAGCGGGCTGGAAACCATCAAGCAAGCCTTGGTGAGGCAAGCGGAAGACTTCATGGGACGCCCCGACCTGCCCAGCTGGCAGTACGTCTCCAACGGCCACAGCCTGGCGTTCAGCTACGAATGTGGGGACGCCTGGAAAGCCCGCAGGAAGCTGGCGCAGAACGCCCTGAAGACCTTCTCCATCGCCGCCAGCCCCACGgcctcctccagctgcctccTGGAGGAGCACGTCTCCACCGAGGCCAGCTACCTGGTCACCAAATTCCTGCAGCTGatggaggagaagcagagctTCAACCCCAACAGCTACCTGATGGTGTCGGTGGCCAACGTCATCTGCGCCATATGCTTCGGCAAGCGCTACGACCACGACGACCAGGAGCTGCTCAGCGTGGTGAACATGAACACCGAGTTTGGggatgtggctgctgctggcaacCCGGCTGACTTCATCCCTCTGCTCCGCTACCTCCCCAACCGCGCCATGGCTGCCTTTAAGGACGTCAATGCTCGTTTCAGTGCCTTCGTACAGAAAATTGTCCAGAACCATTACAGCACCTTTGATAAG GAGCACATTCGGGACGTCACGGACTCATTGATTGGGCACTGCCAGGAGAAAAAGACAGGGGAGGATGTCCGCGTCCAACCCTCTGATGAGAGCATCATCTCCATCGTCAACGACCTCTTTGGGGCAG GCTTTGACACCGTGACAACCGCCCTGTCCTGGTGCATGATGTACGCTGCCTTGTACCCCCACATCCAGAAGAAGATTCAGGCAGAGCTGG ATCAGACCATCGGCCGGGAGAGGAGACCACGGCTGTCCGACCGAGGCATGCTGCCCTACACAGAAGCCTTCATCCTGGAGGCGTTCCGGCactcctccctcctgcccttcACCATCCCGCATTG TACAACGAAGGACACTGTACTGAATGGCTATTACATCCCCAAGGACACCTGCGTGTTTATCAACCAGTGGCAAGCGAACCACGACGA GAAGATCTGGAAGGACCCCTCCTCCTTCAAGCCCGAGCGCTTCCTCAATGCAGCCGGCACCGAACTCAGCAGGACGGAGGCTGACAAGGTGCTGATCTTCggcctggggaagaggaggtgcATCGGGGAGTCCATCGGGCGCTGGGAGgtcttcctcttcctcaccaccatcctgcagcagctggagatcAGCCTGGCCCCCGGGCAGCGGGTGGACATCACCCCTCAGTACGGGCTGACCATGAAGTACAAGCAGTGCGAGTGCTTCCAGATGAAGAAGCGCTTCCCCAGCAAGGGCTCTGCgtga